In Candidatus Rokuibacteriota bacterium, a single window of DNA contains:
- a CDS encoding tetratricopeptide repeat protein has protein sequence MARPRGMRLLHLLMLVLLVAGACSETPAVRKQRSLERGLRYQAEGKYSEAVIELRNALQIAPDFVPALQALGAAYRGKSFFGDALRELQRALRLEPDSLPVRAELGQVFLAVEAWDEAETQGKAVLEKEPGNAYGMFLVGAAHSGRGEPKKGIELLSRAAELAPAVPEIQSAYGEALAALGRPEEAEKAYQAAVALRPRHADALIGLASLLLRQKKMEAAAQALARAKAADPGSTKVRIALSTLLGAQGRFPEAIKELEDLPPQSWSPRYLLTLGSFYVRAGRFADAISPLRSLVDRFPDLLIARHLLGHAALRAERIDEALAQFQEIVRQAPALAQGRYSLALAHLAAGRPVEALKELEAVAKPLGRYPEYHVQVGRAALMLGRWDEAIRAADSARRLAPGSPQPWGLLGQIHAARSDPAKSQAMYAKALDLDPDFVPAHLALGRLFYLQQKPEAAIAEYEAALKVDPRNRPAIASKIATLMSAGRADEALGFLRSKLQEDAQNPHLLTMLGSLHLVNKEAKRAEEAYQRALKADEKFIPARFQLARLAAGSGRAPEAIGHLERIVAERPGHVPAVGMLVALNMRDGRFDRAISVLEAAVEATREQPELVLRLGEAYLRHGRHDQAIARLSPIVASSPGLVEARLLLGLAYLEKQVPVEALRHFEQVRKLNPKLALNHYYLGRALLARGDVPGAMKAYRQALQVDSGLRQVRLELAGLSGEKPDEALLAGHVQELRRALEADPRNVSTRYAFARAHLARGDRKATEAELRRILDAAPLFQPANMLMALFRTLERKPDEAAEHLKAVLRANPAHVQANLLLGGYYEQRGQLSLAIQHLDAALRAGPPRDDLKLRLADLYGQVGRLDDAVARAQEVVAARPGLAAAQYVLGGLHLKRNSLPPAVEALSAAARLAPTNGVTHLALAGAYERAGEVDKALAAYKRTQALMPSDPRPYNNAAWLLAVQGKNLEEALALARKAHEITRSAPGLASGLPGVLDTLGFVHYRRGEYAQAEPLFRQAAELATDSATVHYHLGLTYHRLGRKGEAATWLRRSLQRGAQFAEADQARQLLAELGG, from the coding sequence GTTCCGGCCCTGCAGGCCCTGGGCGCCGCCTATCGCGGGAAGTCCTTCTTCGGGGATGCGCTGCGGGAGCTGCAGCGGGCCCTCAGGCTCGAGCCGGACTCGCTCCCGGTCAGGGCCGAGCTGGGACAGGTCTTCCTCGCGGTCGAGGCGTGGGATGAGGCCGAAACCCAGGGCAAGGCCGTGCTCGAGAAGGAGCCCGGAAACGCCTACGGGATGTTCCTGGTGGGCGCGGCCCACAGCGGCAGGGGGGAGCCGAAGAAGGGGATAGAGCTCCTGTCCCGCGCCGCCGAACTGGCTCCCGCGGTCCCTGAAATCCAGAGCGCGTACGGCGAGGCCCTCGCGGCGCTGGGTCGGCCGGAGGAAGCCGAGAAAGCCTATCAGGCGGCGGTGGCCCTGAGGCCGCGACATGCCGATGCGCTCATCGGCCTGGCGAGCCTCCTGCTTCGCCAGAAGAAGATGGAGGCAGCAGCACAGGCGCTGGCCCGGGCAAAGGCGGCCGATCCCGGGAGCACCAAGGTGAGGATCGCCCTGAGCACTCTCCTCGGCGCCCAGGGCCGGTTCCCCGAGGCGATCAAGGAGCTGGAGGATCTTCCGCCCCAGAGCTGGTCCCCGCGCTACCTCCTGACACTGGGTAGCTTCTACGTCAGGGCCGGCCGTTTCGCAGACGCGATCTCGCCCCTCCGCTCCCTGGTGGATCGCTTCCCCGACCTGCTCATCGCCCGGCACCTGCTCGGTCATGCGGCCCTGCGGGCCGAGAGGATTGACGAGGCGCTGGCGCAGTTCCAGGAAATCGTCAGGCAGGCGCCGGCTCTGGCGCAGGGGCGGTACAGCCTGGCCCTGGCGCATCTCGCGGCCGGCCGGCCGGTGGAGGCCCTGAAGGAGCTCGAGGCGGTCGCGAAGCCCCTGGGGAGGTACCCCGAGTATCACGTCCAGGTGGGGCGGGCCGCCCTCATGCTGGGCCGGTGGGACGAGGCGATCAGGGCCGCTGACAGCGCCAGGCGCCTGGCTCCGGGAAGCCCGCAGCCCTGGGGACTACTCGGCCAGATCCACGCGGCCCGGAGCGATCCCGCCAAGTCCCAGGCGATGTACGCGAAGGCCCTGGACCTGGACCCCGACTTCGTCCCGGCGCACCTGGCTCTCGGCCGCCTTTTCTACCTTCAGCAGAAACCCGAGGCGGCGATCGCGGAATACGAGGCGGCCCTCAAGGTGGACCCGAGGAATCGCCCCGCCATCGCGTCAAAGATCGCGACGCTCATGAGCGCGGGCCGGGCCGATGAAGCCCTCGGGTTCCTCCGGTCGAAGCTCCAGGAGGACGCGCAGAACCCCCACCTCCTCACCATGCTGGGCAGCCTCCACCTCGTCAACAAGGAGGCGAAGCGGGCCGAGGAGGCCTATCAGCGGGCGCTCAAGGCCGACGAGAAGTTCATCCCCGCGCGCTTCCAGCTGGCCCGGCTCGCCGCGGGCTCGGGGAGGGCCCCCGAGGCCATCGGTCACCTGGAGCGGATCGTGGCGGAGCGGCCTGGCCATGTCCCCGCCGTGGGCATGCTGGTGGCGCTCAACATGCGCGACGGCCGATTCGACCGCGCGATCTCCGTACTCGAGGCGGCGGTGGAGGCGACCCGGGAACAGCCCGAGCTCGTCCTGCGGCTGGGCGAGGCCTATCTGAGGCATGGTCGCCACGACCAGGCCATCGCCAGGCTCTCGCCGATCGTGGCGTCGAGCCCCGGCCTGGTGGAAGCCCGACTGCTGCTGGGGCTGGCCTATCTGGAGAAACAGGTGCCGGTGGAGGCGCTGCGCCACTTCGAGCAGGTCCGGAAGCTGAACCCGAAGCTCGCCCTCAACCATTACTACCTCGGGCGGGCACTCCTGGCGCGTGGTGACGTGCCGGGCGCCATGAAGGCCTACCGGCAGGCGCTGCAAGTGGACTCCGGCCTCAGGCAGGTCCGGCTGGAGCTGGCGGGGCTGTCAGGCGAGAAGCCGGACGAGGCGCTGCTGGCCGGCCATGTCCAGGAGCTCCGGCGCGCGCTGGAGGCGGACCCGCGGAACGTGTCCACCCGGTACGCCTTCGCGCGGGCCCATCTCGCCCGTGGCGATCGCAAGGCGACGGAGGCCGAGCTCAGGCGGATCCTCGACGCCGCCCCGCTGTTCCAGCCCGCCAACATGCTCATGGCGCTGTTCCGGACGCTCGAGCGAAAGCCGGATGAGGCCGCCGAGCACCTCAAGGCGGTGCTCCGGGCGAATCCCGCTCACGTGCAGGCGAACCTGCTCCTGGGAGGCTATTACGAGCAGCGGGGGCAGCTCTCGCTGGCGATCCAGCACCTGGATGCCGCGCTCCGGGCAGGGCCGCCTCGCGACGACCTGAAGCTGCGCCTGGCCGACCTCTACGGTCAAGTCGGTCGCCTGGACGACGCCGTCGCCCGAGCGCAGGAGGTGGTGGCGGCGCGGCCCGGCCTTGCAGCGGCCCAGTACGTGCTGGGTGGCCTGCATCTGAAGCGGAACAGCTTGCCGCCGGCTGTGGAGGCCCTGAGCGCAGCGGCCCGTCTGGCGCCCACCAACGGCGTGACGCATCTCGCCTTGGCGGGGGCCTACGAGCGAGCCGGCGAGGTGGACAAGGCCCTGGCGGCCTACAAGCGCACCCAGGCCCTGATGCCGAGCGACCCGCGCCCCTACAACAACGCCGCGTGGCTCCTCGCGGTGCAGGGCAAGAACCTCGAGGAGGCGCTGGCGCTGGCACGGAAGGCCCATGAGATCACCCGCAGCGCGCCTGGCCTGGCCTCTGGCTTGCCGGGGGTCCTGGACACGCTGGGGTTCGTGCACTATCGCCGGGGAGAATACGCGCAGGCCGAGCCGCTCTTCCGGCAGGCCGCCGAGCTGGCCACGGACAGCGCCACCGTGCACTACCACCTCGGCCTCACCTATCACCGGCTCGGAC